One segment of Cutaneotrichosporon cavernicola HIS019 DNA, chromosome: 4 DNA contains the following:
- the CDC14 gene encoding uncharacterized protein (Dual specificity protein phosphatase, N-terminal half): MPSSTPPSSRAQSGFRNLPNPYALFAPRLVFTTLAPKDAALGPYAHPTTGKPMHLFSLDHDLYYTPFKNDYGPLNLAYTFDACVKIFDRLNIKDHKRKALCLYTSPEPEQKSNLAVIAALYSLIVEHNDPWDAFQPIAHFELLPFRDAGNGINEFGLTAQDVLYGMWKAGKHNLLRLQDFDADEYRYYEKVENGDLNTLGNFVAFASPMDPMYIKERTPPGEAAPDYTSAQKKMLRGAFDKVQAKFAQENVGLVVRLNDELYNRHHFVQDGIEHVDMYFDDGTNPTDDIVREFIQLADETFAKGKKVAVHCKAGLGRTGVLIGAYFIYKFQFTASEAIGFMRVVRPGMVVGPQQRYMQLNQMKWAGWAATGAIKRTEAAESLPSPPTERNVLVDIDQVNDPMEHLATPTRGSSQCSKAGDAVGQPRKGLNAVDVPEDIDDEDIISAALREVKSDAPSPPNHSDSIRGVKRGSGRAPVPQVTNLTPRTSESTPRLIRSSSNASCSSSASELDQRATKRRADAPLPKSGLSSPPPSRDVTPSAEELLSSSFPFIEEGEKGPSTPPRNTVPLAGQAPPTPSTATQRPRSLIPRLGSSQLAQATPSSSRSQSSSSSSDEPEAGPNSSRSKLPTRRLVNTTRGWNPLSRMGIAPE, translated from the exons AtgcccagctcgacacCACCATCAAGCCGGGCCCAGTCTGGCTTTCGCAACCTCCCAAATCCATACGCCCTCTTCGCCCCACGCCTCGTCTTCACTACCCTCGCACCCAAGGATGCTGCGCTGGGACCATACGCCCACCCAACAACGGGCAAACCCATGCACCTCTTCTCCC tcgACCACGACCTATACTACACACCGTTCAAGAACGACTATGGGCCACTCAACCTCGCGTACACATTCGATGCCTGCGTCAAGATCTTTGACCGCCTCAAT ATCAAGGACcacaagcgcaaggcccTGTGCTTGTACACGTCACCAGAGCCTGAACAGAAGTCGAACCTCGCAGTGATCGCCGCGTTGTACAGT CTTATCGTCGAGCACAACGACCCATGGGACGCATTCCAGCCCATCGCACACTTTGAGCTCCTGCCGTTCCGCGACGCAGGCAACGGCATTAACGAATTCGGCCTAACCGCGCAG gaTGTGCTGTACGGCATGTGGAAGGCGGGCAAGCACAACCTTCTCAGACTCCAGGACTTTGATGCCGACGAGTACCGGTACTATGAGAAGGTGGAGAATGGCGACCTCAACACACTCGGGAACTTTGTCGCCTTTGCCTCTCCCATGGACCCCATGTACATCAAGGAGCGAACGCCGCCAGGCGAGGCCGCACCGGACTACACATCCGCGCAGAAGAAAATGCTCCGCGGAGCTTTTGACAAGGTCCAGGCCAAGTTCGCACAGGAGAACGTGGGCCTGGTTGTCCGCCTCAACGACGAGCT CTACAATCGCCACCACTTTGTCCAGGACGGCAtcgagcacgtcgacaTGTACTTTGACGACGGAACGAACCCGACGGACGACATCGTTAGAGAGTTTATCCAGCTTGCAGACGAGACGTtcgccaagggcaagaaggtgGCCGTGCACTGCAAGGCTGGTCTTGGCCGCACCGGCGTGCTCATTGGCGCCTACTTTATCTACAAGTTCCAGTTCACGGCGTCCGAAGCGATCGGGTTCATGCGCGTCGTTCGTCCGGGCATGGTTGTCGGTCCGCAACAGCGCTACATGCAGCTCAACCAGATGAAGTGGGCGGGATGG GCTGCAACTGGCGCCATCAAGCGTACtgaggcggccgagtcACTCccttcgccgccgacaGAGCGCAACGTGCTCGTAGACATCGACCAGGTGAACGACCCAATGGAACACCTCGCAACGCCGACCCGTGGCAGCTCTCAATGCTCCAAGGCTGGCGACGCCGTGGGTCAGCCGCGCAAGGGCCTCAATGCCGTTGACGTACCcgaggacattgacgaCGAAGATATTATCTCGGCCGCGTTACGTGAGGTCAAGTCGGAtgcgccctcgcccccCAACCACAGCGACAGCATCCGCGGCGTAAAGCGTGGTTCCGGACGGGCACCCGTGCCACAGGTTACCAACTTGACTCCTAGAACGTCGGAGAGCACCCCCCGTCTCATACGCTCCAGCTCGAACGCGAGctgcagctcgagcgcgtccgagctcgaccagcgGGCAACCAAGCGCCGTGCGGACGCACCCCTTCCTAAATCCGGCTTAAGTTCGCCGCCTCCGAGCCGGGACGTGACCCCTtccgccgaggagctccttTCGTCCTCCTTTCCGTTcatcgaggagggggagaaggGCCCGAGCACACCGCCCCGCAACACCGTGCCTTTGGCAGGCCAAGCGCCGCCCACACCGTCGACTGCGACGCAGCGTCCCAGAAGCCTGATACCTCGTCTGGGTTCgtcgcagctcgcgcaggcaaccccgtcatcgtcgaggtcacagtcgtcgtcgagctctAGCGACGAGCCTGAGGCCGGCCCGAACAGCTCACGGAGCAAACTCCCAACGCGCCGGCTGGTCAACACGACTCGGGGCTGGAACCCACTGTCGCGCATGGGCATTGCCCCAGAGTAG
- a CDS encoding uncharacterized protein (CorA-like Mg2+ transporter protein): MASRPQLVTNRELFTASPPPMTPSSPVNPTTSSDRPTPRVYFRRESLAVAGARRSSFYNSYSPSSPIAVAARRRSGSGSFGSAPSSSSFLARPERLGTSGFGVSFRNAFASPLDEETIEEISSGELSPGSTTPASRIPGQSRTLPIPRRRRSSVIGQVHWLPGGAGGETGDEPGVDVRSARDQEAYGHLKSNTSITVIDYSSDPDAEDTNVRIDFPGSKLASWLNSHAGKRPLGDDGKPLGVRWIHVTGLNWEVMKTLTLRYQLHPLAVEDALRSSRSPRSKIDYYRTHMYLQILVQNIHGPDKDALTKATAELAQGEEGRQCCDDADHDHDHRVDDIETVAPKKQRWWHTHPEGQIRLPEGVDAVFGPTMPGQQRRKKDKDKTHTEAPSEVDMTETHRMVVDQLAASYMVPIRKGIISAFMMRDGLIITMCENDMSEALEPIYERVEDEHSLLRRSGDVSMLAQALLDVTVDLSIEIAQAFETEILKAESQVLVFPQLEFVRRLFIVQAQITRFRRQLTPLLYACYIIRDQDTARSAAAGELTHPRGRRTNSNATTASLSAMGAGNGAGNGNGVGAPLPTMGLGPSQGISPHLAAGPQGIPNIHGLHGGNAAVPGFAIPGLAPAGAGTAAGLGGGFGGLGGMPGMPLAPNVAIPGSGTCADMPPSVIPEEGEWPPSRRTPSPREGNGNSTPRSNIPTPANNATVAANAATAAAVNSGHAYMAQGYFSLLSKVYMNDIIDHLEMVVGSSEQFVGTCDHLTDYVFNVLSFQTNNSMERLSIVTVIFLPLTFISSYFGMNFTDFPALETDVWNGFWKYAAPLTIAFFVIFSFSYIRTGWETLRRRLERRQRERAMLGRRFSYEKL, translated from the exons ATGGCGTCCAGACCCCAGCTCGTTACGAACAGGGAGTTGTTCActgcgtcgccgccgccgatgaCCCCTTCGTCTCCCGTGAacccgacgacgagttccGATCGGCCAA CTCCACGGGTCTACTTCCGGCGCGAGAGCCTGGCAGTGGCCGGTgcgcgccgctcctcgtTCTACAACTCGTACTctccgtcgtcgcccatcGCAGTCGCTGCGAGACGACGCTCCGGCTCTGGTTCTTTCGGTTCTGCAcccagctccagctcgtTCTTAGCCCGTCCCGAGCGACTCGGCACGTCTGGGTTCGGCGTGAGTTTCCGTAACGCGTTCGCGTcgccgctcgacgaggagacgatCGAGGAGATCTCGAGTGGCGAACTCTCCCCAGGCTCAACGACCCCGGCATCCCGAATCCCTGGCCAGTCGCGCACTCTGCCGattccgcgccgccgacgatcGAGCGTGATAGGCCAGGTCCACTGGCTGCCTGGCGGagcgggcggcgagacAGGTGATGAGCCTGGTGTCGACGTTCGTAGCGCCCGCGACCAGGAGGCATACGGGCACTTGAAGTCGAACACGTCGATTACTGTCATCGACTACTCGTCAGACCCAGACGCCGAAGACACCAATGTCCGCATTGACTTTCCCGGCTCCAAGCTGGCCAGCTGGTTGAACAGTCACGCGGGAAAGCGGCcactcggcgacgacggcaaaCCCCTCGGTGTCCGCTGGA tacATGTCACCGGTCTCAACTGGGAGGTCATGAAGACGCTCACGCTGCGCTACCA ACTCCATCCGCTCGCAGTCGAGGACGCACTGCGCTCCAGCCGCTCACCGAGATCCAAGATTGACTACTACCGAACCCACATGTACCTCCAGATCCTAGTGCAGAACATTCACGGACCGGATAAGGACGCACTCACGAAGGCGACGGCCGAGTTAGCGCAGGGCGAAGAGGGGAGACAATGCTGCGACGACGCGGaccacgaccacgaccaTAGGGTCGACGACATTGAGACGGTCGCGCCCAAGAAGCAGCGCTGGTGGCATACCCACCCTGAGGGCCAGATCCGGCTCCCCGAGGGCGTGGACGCGGTCTTCGGTCCTACGATGCCCGGTCAGCAGCGCcgcaagaaggacaaggacaagacTCACACCGAGGCACCGTCCGAGGTGGATATGACCGAGACGCACAGGATGGTGgtcgaccagctcgccgcgtcGTACATGGTGCCTATTCGGAAGGGCATCATCTCGGCGTTCATGATGCGCGATGGTCTCATCATCACAATGTGCGAGAACGATATGAGCGAGGCTCTCGAACCCATCTacgagcgtgtcgaggatgaacactcgctcctccgccgcagcGGCGACGTGAGCATGCTCGCACAGGCACTCCTCGACGTGACGGTCGACCTGAGCATTGAGATTGCGCAGGCGTTCGAAACCGAGATCCTCAAGGCTGAGAGCCAGGTGCTCGTATTCCCGCAACTCGAGTTCGTACGCCGCCTCTTCATCGTACAGGCGCAAATCACGCGTTTCCGCCGCCAACTCACCCCGCTCTTGTACGCGTGCTACATAATCCGCGACCAGGATACCGCTcgctccgccgccgctggcgAACTCACTCACCCCCGCGGTCGGCGCACCAACTCGAACGCGACGACCGCAAGCCTGAGCGCGATGGGTGCGGGAAACGGTGCGGGAAACGGGAACGGGGTAGGCGCGCCTCTGCCAACCATGGGCCTTGGTCCGTCGCAGGGCATTTCGCCTCACCTCGCTGCTGGACCACAGGGCATCCCTAACATCCACGGACTTCATGGCGGCAACGCCGCCGTACCTGGCTTTGCGATTCCTGGCCTAGCGCCTGCCGGCGCAGGCACTGCTGCGGGTCTTGGTGGCGGCTTTGGCGGCCTTGGTGGAATGCCTGGTATGCCGCTTGCCCCGAACGTTGCGATTCCGGGCTCGGGAACCTGTGCCGACATGCCGCCATCCGTCATCccggaggagggcgagtggcCGCCTAGCAGGCGCACACCAAGCCCGCGCGAGGGTAACGGCAACTCTACTCCACGATCCAACATCCCGACACCAGCGAACAATGCCACAGTCGCTGCGAACGCggcaacagcagcagccgtGAACTCGGGCCACGCGTACATGGCGCAAGGGTACTTCTCGCTGCTGAGCAAGGTGTACATGAACGACATTATTGACCATCTCGAA ATGGTCGTGGGCTCGTCGGAGCAGTTTGTCGGCACGTGTGACCACCTCACAGACTACGTATTCAACGTCCTCTCCTTCCAGACCAACAACAGCATGGAGCGTCTGAGCATTGTGACTGTGATTTTCCTTC ctcTTACTTTTATC tcaTCATACTTTGGCATGAACTTCACCGACTTCCCGGCCCTCGAGACAGACGTATGGAACGGGTTCTGGAAGTACGCCGCGCCTCTGACCATCGCCTTCTTTGtcatcttctccttctcgtaCATCCGGACCGGGTGGGAAACGCTccggcgccgcctcgagcgccggcagcgcgagcgtgcgATGCTAGGCCGACGGTTCTCGTACGAAAAGCTATAG
- a CDS encoding uncharacterized protein (Malate synthase), with translation MSLPAGVQITLPTPQGAEKILSKDAITFLAVLHRCFDKKRRELLANRNKIQVELDNGKPLTFLPETKAIREAPSWQCAPPGPGLADRRVEITGPTDRKMVINALNSGAKCFMADFEDSNSPTWTNMVNGQVNLYDAVRRQVDFDINGKWYKLSQSPATLLVRPRGWHLDETRVIIDGQPMSGSLFDFGLFFYHNAKEQVARGLGPYFYLPKMEHHLEARLWNDVFNLAQNYCGVPNGTIRATVLIETLPAAYQMEEILFELKEHSAGLNCGRWDYIFSFIKRQRASRNAVMPDRSDVTMTVPFMDAYVKLLIATCHKRKVAAMGGMSALIPIKNDDAANERAMDKVRADKLREVQAGHDGTWVAHPALVKLAMDIFDDNMKGPNQYYVRNDNVQVRDSNISDPKVPGKVTDAGVRDNVSAALSYCAAWISGNGCVPINNLMEDAATAEISRCQLWQWAKYGTKTDSGKTINLQYLKPIFEEESAKVAKLPGISAAHVQISKDYMLSQVQATYPSDFLTSDLQHHLEGGAAPTRRAAL, from the exons ATGTCTCTCCCCGCCGGTGTCCAGATCACCCTTCCCACCCCCCAGGGTGCTGAGAAGATCCTCTCAAAGGATGccatcaccttcctcgccgtccttcACCGCTGCTTTGACAagaagcgccgcgagctcctcgccaaccgcAACAAGATCcaggtcgagcttgacaaT GGCAAGCCCCTCACTTTCCTCCccgagaccaaggccaTCCGCGAGGCTCCTTCGTGGCAGTGCGCCCCTCCCGGCCCTGGTCTTGCCGACCGCCGCGTTGAGATCACTGGTCCCACCGACCGCAAGATGGTGATCAACGCCCTCAACTCGGGCGCAAAGTGCTTCATggccgactttgaggaCTCGAACTCTCCCACCTGGACCAACATGGTCAACGGCCAGGTCAACCTCTACGACGCCGTTCGCCGCCAGGTCGACTTTGACATCAACGGCAAGTGGTACAAGCTCTCCCAGAGCCCCGCCACTCTTCTCGTTCGCCCCCGTGGCTGGCACCTTGACGAGACCCGTGTCATTATCGACGGCCAGCCCATGTCTGGTTCCCTCTTCGACTTTGGTCTCTTCTTCTACCACAACGCCAAGGAGCAGGTCGcccgcggcctcggcccCTACTTCTACCTCCCCAAGATGGAGCACCACCTCGAGGCCCGCCTCTGGAACGACGTCTTCAACCTCGCTCAGAACTACTGCGGTGTCCCCAACGGCACCATCCGTGCCACCGTCCTCATCGAGACCCTCCCCGCCGCTTACcagatggaggagatcctcttcgagctcaaggagcacTCGGCCGGCCTCAACTGCGGTCGCTGGGACTACATCTTCTCTTTCATCAAGCGCCAGCGTGCCTCGCGCAACGCCGTCATGCCCGACCGCTCCGACGTCACCATGACCGTCCCCTTCATGGACGCCTacgtcaagctcctcatcgccactTGCCacaagcgcaaggtcgcTGCCATGGGCGGCATGTCGGCCCTCATTCCCATCAAGAACGACGACGCTGCCAACGAGCGTGCGATGGACAAGGTCCGCGCTGACAAGCTCCGTGAGG TCCAGGCAGGTCACGATGGCACTTGGGTTGCTCACCCGGCCCTTGTCAAGCTCGCCATGGACATTTTCGACGACAACATGAAGGGCCCCAACCAGTACTACGTCCGCAACGACAACGTGCAGGTCCGCGACTCCAACATCAGTGACCCCAAGGTCCCCGGCAAGGTCACCGACGCCGGTGTTCGCGACAACGTCTCCGCCGCCCTCTCGTACTGCGCCGCTTGGATCTCGGGCAACGGCTGTGTCCCCATCAACAACCTCATGGAGGACGCTGCTACTGCTGAGATCTCGCGCTGCCAGCTCTGGCAGTGGGCCAAGTACGGCACCAAGACCGACTCGGGCAAGACCATCAACCTCCAGTACCTCAAGCCCATctttgaggaggagagcgccAAGGTTGCCAAGCTCCCCGGAATCTCGGCCGCGCACGTCCAGATCTCCAAGGACTACATGCTCTCGCAGGTCCAGGCCACTTACCCGTCGGATTTCTTGACTTCGGACCTCCAGCACcacctcgagggcggcgctGCCCCCACCCGCCGGGCCGCTCTCTAA
- the CSH3 gene encoding uncharacterized protein (ER membrane protein SH3), which produces MGFASNIVIGTAAFLLGMVFVCQVVDIGLLYLPLTNEAIQAGYEFYEMWYEAPGAVKALFHVALAIPMLTLIIKLNKWSESAKFFDGSALVMMTACVVLYLSVHIQSLRTFLPDAKSTWSIIPAPPVLEKAATETEKIEALRVLSAGNALVGLLLVGVIGMQIGQEYAHYVEAKEQKALDEAAARSDADSKKNI; this is translated from the exons ATGGGCTTCGCATCCAACATCGTCATCGGCACCGCAGCCTTCCTTCTGGGCATGGTCTTTGTCTGCCAGGTG GTGGACATCGGCCTGCTCTACCTCCCCCTGACGAACGAGGCGATCCAGGCAGGCTACGAGTTCTACGAGATGTGGTACGAGGCTCCGGGGGCTGTCAAG gcccTCTTCCATGTCGCCCTGGCTATTCCCATGCTCACGCTCATTATCAAGCTCAACAAGTGGTCGGAGAGCGCAAAGTTCTTTGACGGCTCGGCGCTTG tcaTGATGACCGCCTGTGTGGTCCTCTACCTCTCGGTCCACATCCAGTCGCTGCGCACCTTCCTTCCGGACGCCAAGTCGACCTGGAGTATCATCCCTGCCCCCCCTGTTCTCGAGAAGGCCGCCACCGAGACGGAGAAGATCGAGGCCCTGCGCGTGCTGTCTGCCGGCAacgcgctcgtcggcctgcTCCTCGTGGGCGTTATCGGGATGCAGATCGGCCAGGAGTACGCGCACtacgtcgaggccaaggagcagaaggcgctcgacgaggctgccgcACGCAGCGACGCCGACTCCAAGAAGAACATCTAA
- the PEX7 gene encoding uncharacterized protein (WD domain, G-beta repeat): MAAPRPVPPYLRLRTPGFAHHGIKFSPYFEGRAAIASGANFGLVGNGRVHVVQATPAGLQLEKVFDTQDCVYDVAWNEAHENQVLAVCGNGSIRMFDITLQGLPVAAWHEHTAEVVSADWSNIEKTQFATASWDGSAKVWTMDRATALVTIPGPPGSQLYTALFSPHTPALLATSGQDGFVRLWDLRTAMGGNAQPVQTLQASAADVLAADWNKYHPGVLATAGKDRVVRVWDTRNAGRPVTELGGREGHTSAVRKVQWSPHHADVLASCGYDMSTRVWRTAPPGVMGIMHDHSEFCMALGWALFEEGVLATGGWDQVVNVYRPL, encoded by the exons ATGGCAGCACCACGCCCCGTGCCGCCATACCTCCGCCTGCGCACTCCGGGCTTTGCGCACCACGGCATCAAGTTCTCGCCCTACTTTGAAGGGCGGGCAGCCATTGCCAGCGGTGCCAACTTTGGCCTCGTCGGAAATGGGCGCGTGCACGTCGTCCAGGCTACGCCGGCTGGCCtgcagctcgagaaggT ATTCGACACCCAGGACTGCGTGTACGATGTCGCTTGGAACGAGGCACACGAGAACCAGGTACTCGCAGTGTGCGGGAACGGGTCGATACGGATGTTTGACATTACGCTGCAG GGCCTTCCTGTCGCTGCATGGCACGAGCACACCGCCGAGGTGGTCAGCGCAGACTGGAGCAACATTGAGAAGACGCAGTTCGCGACAGCGTCATGGGACGGGTCAGCCAAGGTG TGGACGATGGATCGCGCGACGGCGCTTGTGACGATCCCTGGCCCGCCTGGAAGCCAGTTGTACACTGCGCTGTTCTCGCCGCACACGcctgcgctcctcgcgacGTCCGGACAAGACGGGTTCGTGCGCTTGTGGGACCTGCGGACGGCGATGGGAGGCAATGCGCAGCCGGTGCAGACGCTGCAGGCGAGCGCTGCGGAtgtgctcgccgccgactgGAACAAGTACCACCCCGGCGTGCTGGCCACGGCGGGGAAGGACCGCGTCGTGCGTGTGTGGGATACGCGTAATGCTGGCCGGCCGGTgaccgagctcggcgggcgGGAGGGCCACACCTCTGCCGTGCGCAAGGTCCAGTGGTCGCCGCACCATGCCGACGTCCTTGCGAGCTGCGGATACGACATGAGTACGCGGGTCTGGCGCACTGCGCCGCCTGGAGTCATGGGCATCATGCACGACCACTCCGAGTTCTGCATGGCGCTCGGGTGGGCACTgttcgaggagggcgtgcTCGCCACCGGCGGGTGGGACCAGGTCGTCAACGTGTACCGGCCGCTGTAG
- the RRS1 gene encoding uncharacterized protein (Involved in ribosomal large subunit assembly), which translates to MDVSQQLADFEASRSTDVLTRATPIDVDIGLLAAYDTTPVDAEDGDRESHLLALTLTSTQALLGGLFTLQTKSTEQGPVVKLPEPEFKLPREKPLPKPKPLTKWERFANAKGISHSKKDKKVWDDDKQEWVNRWGRDGKNREGEDQWLHEYKSNDDSSVDPRHTARAERKARVAKNDRQHAANVAAALANPTSTLGRETAPASTASKDVKASSRSVRKAELERSMLVSKTATASLGRFDNKIEGEPRAKGIKRKFEATVGDFKSEKDAAMSILTKVGTAERKKGPKKGGEGEEGGLNKRKAVRFEERKQQLANKRSKGRK; encoded by the exons ATGGACGTCTCGCAGCAGCTAGCAGACTTTGAGGCATCGCGCAGCACCGATGTGTTGACGCGCGCGACCCCTATCGATGTGGACATCGGACTCCTCGCCGCGTACGACACGACGCCAgtggacgccgagga TGGTGACCGCGAGtcgcacctcctcgcgctgACGCTCACGTCGACGCAGGCGCTTCTTGGTGGACTGTTTACGCTGCAGACCAAGAGCACGGAGCAGGGGCCAGTCGTCAAGCTCCCCGAGCCCGAGTTCAAGCTGCCGCGTGAGAAGCCGCtgcccaagcccaagccgcTCACCAAATGGGAGCGCTTTGCCAACGCCAAGGGCATTTCCCACagcaagaaggacaagaaggtttgggacgacgacaagcaGGAGTGGGTCAACCGCTGGGGACGCGACGGCAAGAAccgcgagggtgaggaccAGTGGCTTCACGAGTACAAGTCGAACGACGACTCGTCAGTCGACCCTCGACACACGGCGCGCGCAGAGCGCAAGGCGCGCGTTGCCAAGAACGACCGGCAGCACGCGGCCAACGTCGCCGCGGCCCTGGCCAACCCCACCTCTACGCTTGGGCGGGAAACTGCTCCCGCGTCCACAGCCAGCAAGGACGTCAAGGCCTCGTCCCGGTCAgtgcgcaaggccgagctggagcgcaGCATGCTCGTTTCCAAGACGGCCACTGCTTCGCTTGGCCGGTTCGACAACAAgatcgagggcgagccGCGCGCCAAGGGCATCAAACGCAAGTTTGAGGCGACGGTCGGCGACTTTAAGAGCGAGAAGGACGCGGCGATGAGCATCCTCACCAAGGTTGGGACGGCGGAGCGCAAGAAGGGCCCAAAGAAGGGcggagagggcgaggagggcggcctcaacaagcgcaaggcggtGCGCttcgaggagcgcaagcagcagctcgcgaACAAGCGCTCGAAGGGGCGCAAGTGA
- a CDS encoding uncharacterized protein (WD40 repeats) encodes MAPNKNAFLGDVPGMYYDVERNRYFPVRAEAVGMKERPVCTRKRKQIQNWDVNESRGLRRRVFRAIGPRSDALDRNRTADRVASTTLHRITGLCECHGKNVTSVKSFGPAGLAVTTDHGQVIISCPDGDAFSFSACTETLLGVHCNAARGTWICVANGNAPHVHSWRRDPLNLVHVPPEQWTLDLPQRDIYAMSSFDNITSLGLPFSINTVTTTNDNLLLSSRRFPSDPYRLHQTSTDLVFAGLRSGSIVVDDLRTPQNKTLTVGTMPTRRLITGLRRLNDAAVPYGLVAAGLDSQLVLFDVRFSSQPLREFTGHVNPSIPTLGFSTSPDDTVVFVGGSDHRLRAWDTVTGEMLHARNSDKRNALAFNFKNLVEHIDISPNLTVRTANAGDILRFEHWDNPDEMMKWTSGNEDLDAS; translated from the exons ATGGCCCCAAACAAGAACGCGTTCCTAGGCGACGTACCAGGGATGTACtacgacgtcgagcgcaacCGCTATTTCCCAGTTAGGGCCGAGGCCGTAGGAATGAAGGAGCGGCCCGTGTGCACGCGCAAACGGAAACAGATACAGAACTGGGACGTCAACGAGAGCCGGGGGCTTCGACGGCGCGTTTTTCGGGCAATCGGGCCCCGAAGCGACGCCTTGGACCGGAACCGCACGGCTGACCGGGTAGCGAGCACGACACTGCATAGGATAACTGGACTATGCGAGTGTCACGGCAAGAATGTCACTAGCGTCAAG TCCTTTGGGCCTGCTGGACTCGCCGTTACGACAGACCATGGACAGGTCATTATATCCTGTCCGGATGGCGACGCATTTTCGTTCTCAGCTTGTACCGAAACT ctccTAGGTGTGCACTGCAACGCTGCTAGAGGGACATGGAT CTGCGTTGCCAACGGCAACGCCCCACATGTACACAGTTGGCGGAGAGACCCACTCAacctcgtccatgtcccGCCTGAACAATGGACACTAGACCTCCCCCAGCGCGACATCTATGCTATGTCGTCTTTCGACAACATCACGTCGCTTG GCCTCCCTTTCTCCATTAACACtgtcaccaccaccaacgACAACCTGCTGCTCTCCTCACGGCGCTTCCCCTCTGATCCCTACAGGCTACACCAGACGTCCACGGACCTGGTGTTCGCGGGGCTGCGGAGCGGCAGCATCGttgtcgacgacctgcgcACACCCCAGAACAAGACGCTGACCGTGGGAACCATGCCAACCCGACGGTTGATTACTGGACTACGACGACTAAACGACGCAGCGGTGCCGTACGGTCTGGTGGCTGCGGGCTTGGACAGTCAGCTCGTGCTCTTTGACGtgcgcttctcgtcgcAGCCACTACGCGAGTTCACCGGTCACGTCAACCCCAGTATCCCAACCTTGGGCTTCAGCACCAGTCCAGATGACACGGTCGTCTTTGTCGGTGGTTCCGACCACCGCCTCCGGGCATGGGACACGGTCACTGGCGAGATGCTGCATGCGCGCAACAGCGACAAGAGAAATGCGCTTGCCTTCAACTTCAAGAACTTGGTCGAGCACATCGACATCTCACCCAACCTTACTGTGCGCACGGCGAATGCAGGTGACATCTTACGATTCGAGCACTGGGACAACCCCGACGAGATGATGAAGTGGACGAGCGGAAACGAGGACCTTGACGCGTCGTAG